Proteins from one Hoplias malabaricus isolate fHopMal1 chromosome 2, fHopMal1.hap1, whole genome shotgun sequence genomic window:
- the LOC136684709 gene encoding 5-hydroxytryptamine receptor 1F, translating to MELPGSRWLDPSEPLLGEMRLAWTNSTSSGLSGAPSGGLLLEVLMVLMCVGAVTGNILVIVIVVATKTFHSVTSVLIINLAISDFLVGIGVMPFVAVSIMNNGWVNCNDLCLYVGYTSSVYCTASVLTLAAIALDRYYSIMDCLRYDARCTVWRTGAAVLWIWLQAMLTSSPPLFGWSSVSFVKPMYSCSVNWASSPSYTVFMAALTFLLPATVILFCYVKIVRVARHHARRIHSLEEHLQRSRGHPRPDPSEMAHQCSATDVEAHDPSRLVYYVSGRFVSEAQFDAPQRDLAGGPAPHPEGESSSKPSGRRLHTFLAHLQSSSTHQASHPHHGIMRLFMVIAAFFLCWTPYISVALVQATETALSRSVSQVPPAVVTFSYWLVLFNSDINPLLYALLSKRFKGALQNLKQKIQARLGGVVRRGGERRTDGGGCTTPTNVTAANVEQHSRDGGPGYASVFTVNAAYPRRYRERLNEGLLPGSLSSSSNSSLSTTTTSSSSLWNNCSGNTPERSECLQVPCKSQERDRPLSSATTKERQTTFFYGQITVRVEHEIC from the exons atGGAGCTACCAGGCAGCAGATGGCTGGACCCCAGCGAGCCTCTCCTGGGTGAAATGAGATTGGCGTGGACAAACTCAACGAGCTCTGGGCTCAGCGGGGCTCCTAGTGGGGGGCTGCTGCTGGAGGTGCTGATGGTGCTCATGTGTGTGGGGGCAGTGACAG GAAACATCCTGGTCATTGTGATTGTCGTGGCAACAAAGACGTTTCACTCTGTGACATCAGTGCTCATTATTAACCTGGCCATCAGCGACTTCTTGGTTGGAATCGGTGTCATGCCGTTTGTGGCAGTTTCCATCATGAACAACGGCTGGGTGAACTGCAAT GATTTGTGCCTTTATGTGGGTTACACCTCCTCTGTGTACTGCACTGCTTCAGTACTAACGCTTGCAGCCATTGCTCTGGATCGCTACTACTCCATTATGGACTGCCTGCGCTATGATGCACGCTGTACAGTGTGGAGAACGGGCGCAGCCGTGCTGTGGATCTGGCTGCAGGCTATGCTCACCAGCTCTCCTCCATTATTCGGCTGGAGTAGCGTGAGCTTCGTGAAACCTATGTACAGTTGCTCCGTCAACTGGGCAAGCAGTCCGAGCTACACGGTCTTTATGGCTGCCCTGACCTTTCTCCTGCCGGCGACAGTCATCCTCTTCTGCTACGTCAAGATTGTGCGGGTAGCCCGGCACCACGCTAGAAGGATCCACAGTCTGGAGGAACATCTCCAGCGGAGCAGAGGGCACCCCAGGCCCGATCCTTCTGAAATGGCCCACCAGTGTTCTGCGACAGACGTGGAAGCGCATGACCCCTCCAGACTTGTGTACTATGTAAGTGGGAGATTTGTTTCAGAAGCCCAGTTTGATGCTCCCCAACGTGATCTGGCAGGAGGTCCAGCTCCACATCCCGAAGGAGAAAGCAGCTCCAAGCCTTCAGGCCGGCGCCTTCACACGTTCCTCGCTCATCTCCAGAGTAGCAGCACCCATCAGGCCAGCCATCCTCACCATGGCATCATGAGGCTCTTCATGGTCATTGCTGCCTTCTTCCTGTGCTGGACACCTTACATCAGCGTGGCTCTGGTGCAGGCCACAGAGACTGCCCTCTCACGGTCAGTGAGTCAAGTTCCACCTGCCGTCGTCACTTTCTCCTACTGGCTGGTGCTATTTAACTCCGACATCAACCCATTGCTGTATGCTCTACTCAGCAAACGCTTCAAGGGAGCACTGCAGAACCTCAAGCAGAAGATCCAAGCCCGGTTAGGTGGTGTAGTCAGGAGGGGTGGGGAGAGAAGAACAGATGGTGGTGGATGCACCACGCCCACTAACGTAACAGCCGCTAACGTGGAGCAGCATTCCAGAGACGGTGGACCAGGCTACGCTTCTGTTTTCACAGTCAATGCTGCTTATCCCAGAAGGTATAGGGAACGATTGAATGAAGGCCTCCTACCAGGGAGCTTGTCTTCATCTTCAAATTCCTCtctctccaccaccaccacctcctcctcctcactttGGAATAACTGCAGTGGAAATACTCCGGAGAGGTCGGAGTGCTTACAGGTGCCTTGCAAGTCACAAGAGCGAGACAGACCCCTCAGCTCCGCCACAACCAAGGAGAGGCAGACCACTTTCTTTTACGGCCAGATTACAGTCCGAGTGGAGCATGAAATCTGTTGA